CTGGCGCTGAGCACCCGCGACCCCGCCCGGCCGGGCACCACCGCCCGGCCGGCTGCTCATCACGCCCACGCCCGCGCTTGTCCTGACCCCGCGAGCCGACCCGACCTCCCTACTGGACCCGCCAACCAACCCTGAGCACCAGCCCAGGCGCGGCCGGACAGCCGCCGCCCCGAGCCGATGGAGAGTGGGCCGCATGAGGATCGCGCAGGTCGCCAACTTCGTGGCGCCGACGTCCGGGGGTATCCGCACGACGCTGCGTCACCTGGCCTCGGGCTACGTGGCCGCCGGCCACGAGGTGGTCAGGGTGCTGCCCGCGCGCCGCGACGGGGTGCGCCACGCCGATGGCGTCACCACGCTGATGGTGCGCTCGCCCCTGGTCCTCGGCACCAGCTACCGCATGATCACCGAGCCGTGGCGGGTGGCCGCGTTGCTCGACGAGGCGGCGCCGAACCGCCTCGAGGTACACGACCGCACCACGCTGCGCCGGCTCGGCCGATGGGCCCGCAAGCGCGACGTGCACTCGCTCGTCGTCTCCCACGAGCGGGTCGACCGGCTGCTCGGCGCGAAGACGCCGTGCTCGCTGCGCGGGGTGCTGCCGGTGCGCGCCGCCGCCGACGTCTCCAACCGCGGGCTGGCCGCCGGCTACGACACGGTGGTGACGACCACCGCCTGGGCGGCCGCCGAGTTCCGGCGCATCGGTGCCGACAACCTGCGGCAGGTGCCGCTGGGCGTCGACCTGGACCGGTTCGGCGCCCGGACCGCCGACCGGTCGCTGCGCCGGGCGTTCGCCCGCGACTCGGACGTGCTGCTCGTCTCGATCGGTCGGATGGACCCGGAGAAGCGGGTCGACATCGCCATCGACGCCCTCGCCGAGCTGGTCCGCCGCAAGATCCCGGCGCGGCTGGTGCTGGCCGGCGACGGCAACGGCCGCAAGGAGCTGGAACGCCGCGCCGCC
Above is a window of Pseudofrankia saprophytica DNA encoding:
- a CDS encoding glycosyltransferase yields the protein MRIAQVANFVAPTSGGIRTTLRHLASGYVAAGHEVVRVLPARRDGVRHADGVTTLMVRSPLVLGTSYRMITEPWRVAALLDEAAPNRLEVHDRTTLRRLGRWARKRDVHSLVVSHERVDRLLGAKTPCSLRGVLPVRAAADVSNRGLAAGYDTVVTTTAWAAAEFRRIGADNLRQVPLGVDLDRFGARTADRSLRRAFARDSDVLLVSIGRMDPEKRVDIAIDALAELVRRKIPARLVLAGDGNGRKELERRAAGLPVVFLGFVADRDRLSSLLASADVALAPGPVETFGLAALEAMASATPVVVHHGSALAELVDPRCGRVAAGCGYGFADAVEEVLALDPADRRLAARARAEMFPWSATVDGFLSVHGLPALPRRGAPLSLPAGTAGLSGLGDVGGGLGTDAGGHASAGGADLPRAA